In a single window of the Drosophila subpulchrella strain 33 F10 #4 breed RU33 chromosome X, RU_Dsub_v1.1 Primary Assembly, whole genome shotgun sequence genome:
- the LOC119556279 gene encoding ubiquitin-conjugating enzyme E2 Q2 — translation MACLNTLKQEIKTLEKIFPKNHERFQILNSSVDELLCRFIDKNGKRYDIHANITETYPSSPPVWFAESEETSVTNAVQILSNTNGRDNHVINQVGILLRELCRLHNVPLPPDIDNLALPLQTPPPSASPLRCEQRPGGGGAGGGGGPHGNEETDSDQEEIEDPIGESEQESEGDEDLPLEMDDVRSTNKKDDMEVEHLATLERLRQSQRQDYLKGSVSGSVQATDRLMKELRDIYRSDAFKKNMYSIELVNESIYEWNIRLKSVDPDSPLHSDLLMLKEKEGKDSILLNILFKETYPFEPPFVRVVHPIISGGYVLIGGAICMELLTKQGWSSAYTVEAVIMQIAATLVKGKARIQFGATKALTQGQYSLARAQQSFKSLVQIHEKNGWFTPPKEDG, via the exons ATGGCGTGCCTTAACACCCTGAAGCAGGAAATCAAAACGTTGGAGAAGATCTTCCCGAAGAATCACGAGCGCTTTCAGATCCTCAATTCCAGCGTCGACGAGCTGCTCTGCCGGTTCATCGACAAGAATGGAAAGCGCTACGATATCCATGCCAACATAACG GAAACCTATCCCTCATCGCCGCCAGTTTGGTTCGCCGAGAGCGAGGAGACGAGCGTCACAAATGCTGTTCAAATACTTAGCAATACAAATGGACGTGATAATCACGTGATTAATCAG GTGGGCATACTGCTTCGCGAGCTGTGCCGACTACACAACGTTCCACTGCCACCCGACATCGATAATTTGGCCCTGCCGCTGCAAACGCCGCCACCATCCGCTTCTCCACTCCGCTGCGAGCAGAGGCCAGGAGGCGGCGGAGCGGGGGGCGGGGGCGGACCACATGGCAACGAAGAGACCGATTCGGATCAGGAGGAGATCGAGGATCCCATCGGCGAGAGCGAACAGGAGAGCGAGGGCGACGAGGACTTGCCGCTGGAAATGGATGATGTACGAAGTACAAACAAG AAGGACGACATGGAAGTGGAACACCTAGCAACTCTAGAAAGACTGCGTCAAAGTCAAAGACAAGACTATCTAAAA GGTTCCGTTTCGGGCTCCGTACAGGCAACCGATCGCTTGATGAAGGAACTACGTGATATTTATCGATCGGACGCCTTCAAAAAGAACATGTATTCTATTGAGCTCGTCAACGAGTCGATTTACGAGTGGAACATACGCCTCAAGTCTGTCGATCCGGACAGTCCGCTGCACAGTGATCTGTTGATGCTTAAGGAGAAGGAGGGCAAGGACAGCATACTGCTCAATATACTCTTCAAGGAGACGTATCCCTTCGAGCCGCCCTTTGTGCGCGTCGTCCATCCGATTATCTCAG GCGGATATGTGCTCATCGGCGGTGCCATCTGCATGGAACTACTGACCAAACAGGGCTGGAGCTCGGCCTACACCGTGGAGGCGGTAATAATGCAAATTGCAGCCACCCTCGTCAAGGGGAAGGCGCGCATCCAGTTCGGGGCCACCAAA GCACTGACCCAGGGTCAATATAGTTTGGCTCGAGCCCAGCAGAGCTTCAAATCACTGGTGCAGATTCACGAAAAGAATG GCTGGTTCACACCGCCCAAGGAAGATGGCTAA
- the LOC119556278 gene encoding U3 small nucleolar RNA-associated protein 15 homolog, with the protein MQSSFIPLSARRFQQRAQVETPDTLYWDRLAKPELLKEHNTIDYVDFSPSDPENFVLTCSVRVQIYNLVTKLVVKNLSRFQKTAYGATFRQDGRLLAAGDEEGHVKLFDTTSRNILRLFKGHTAPVHRTFFTADKLQLASFGDDKAVRLWDVANEKVVQTYGDAHTDYIRAGAMHPQAAHMFVSGGYDGKISLYDTRAQTAVQRTLDHGAPVESMLFLPNGSIFISAGGSQVRVWDLISGCRLLTMMSQHHKTVTCLRLGSDGRRLFSGGLDRHVKIYDVSTYKTVHTLTYPNAVVSMAVASGDQAVVAGMVDGLVSIRRMIVDSKPSHLKKIRADRERNMYKASTRPKDTQQPDHIIKDRVKGPGLKNYDVQLRRFNHKKALDDVMAVRKMEKHPEAVVAVITDLLHRRCLYKALIDRPEKVLVRFINFVINHLGEIRFMRPLLMAASTILDVFERQLVTYSQNLMQVLERLAHVMQREVKLTTDLMQLKGAIDMLIGVSMDNGEVVHKSTYVDTKGQKMQPSSAAEKYVVMVE; encoded by the exons ATGCAGAGCTCCTTCATCCCACTGAGCGCACGGCGGTTTCAGCAGCGGGCGCAGGTGGAAACCCCGGACACACTCTACTGGGACCGATTGGCG AAACCGGAGCTCCTCAAGGAGCACAACACCATCGACTATGTGGACTTCAGCCCCAGCGATCCGGAGAACTTTGTGCTGACCTGCTCGGTGCGCGTGCAGATCTACAACCTGGTGACCAAGCTGGTTGTCAAGAATCTCTCCCGATTCCAAAAGACCGCCTACGGAGCCACCTTCCGGCAGGATGGGCGACTCCTGGCCGCCGGCGACGAGGAGGGTCACGTCAAGCTGTTCGACACCACCAGCCGGAATATCCTGCGCCTGTTCAAGGGTCATACGGCGCCGGTGCATCGTACCTTCTTCACGGCGGACAAACTGCAGCTGGCCAGCTTTGGCGACGATAAGGCGGTCCGTCTGTGGGATGTAGCCAACGAGAAAGTAGTGCAGACCTACGGGGACGCGCACACGGACTACATTCGCGCCGGGGCCATGCACCCGCAGGCGGCGCACATGTTCGTCTCCGGCGGCTACGATGGCAAGATCAGTCTCTACGATACGCGTGCGCAGACGGCGGTGCAGCGCACTTTGGATCACGGAGCTCCCGTGGAGTCCATGTTATTCCTGCCCAACGGCTCGATCTTCATCAGCGCCGGTGGCAGCCAGGTGCGCGTTTGGGATCTCATTAGCGGCTGTCGCCTGCTCACCATGATGTCGCAGCATCACAAAACAGTGACCTGTTTGCGGCTGGGCTCCGATGGCAGGAGGCTGTTCTCCGGCGGGCTGGATCGCCACGTCAAGATCTACGATGTGAGCACCTACAAGACGGTGCACACGCTGACCTATCCCAATGCCGTGGTCAGCATGGCCGTCGCCAGCGGGGATCAGGCTGTTGTGGCTGGCATGGTCGATGGTCTTGTCTCCATTCGTCGCATGATCGTGGACAGCAAGCCCAGTCATTTGAAAAAAATCCGAGCGGATCGGGAACGCAATATGTACAAGGCGTCGACACGACCAAAAGACACCCAGCAGCCGGATCACATCATCAAGGACCGGGTCAAGGGACCGGGATTGAAAAACTACGATGTGCAGCTGCGCAGGTTTAACCACAAGAAAGCATTGGACGATGTGATGGCGGTCCGGAAGATGGAAAAGCACCCGGAGGCCGTGGTGGCGGTCATCACGGACCTGCTGCATCGAAGATGTCTATACAAGGCTCTCATTGATCGTCCCGAAAAAGTGCTCGTAAGGTTTATCAACTTTGTGATCAACCATTTGGGTGAGATACGATTCATGCGACCGCTGTTGATGGCCGCCAGCACAATCTTGGATGTCTTCGAGCGGCAACTTGTGACCTACAGCCAGAATCTGATGCAGGTATTAGAACGATTGGCTCACGTTATGCAGCGGGAGGTGAAGCTAACCACCGATCTGATGCAGCTAAAGGGCGCCATTGATATGCTCATTGGAGTTTCAATGGACAATGGCGAAGTGGTTCATAAATCCACATATGTGGACACCAAGGGACAGAAGATGCAGCCCTCGTCGGCGGCGGAGAAGTACGTGGTCATGGTGGAGTGA